Part of the Rana temporaria chromosome 11, aRanTem1.1, whole genome shotgun sequence genome, CCATCTACCGCACACTGCGACTGCGCCAAAGTCAGAAATTGTCTCGTTGTTCTTCCACAATTTTTTTAAGATCCAATCAAATTGGATTAAGCAGGCTTTTCACAATGCTTATGGGTGGGGCAATAGTCCCATGATTATTTTTTCCAGGATCTAGTGTGTGGGCGGGGCTGCAGCGGATGCATAAAGGGGGCGGGACTAGAACCTGGGAACACACTGACTGAATGACTGAGGACCAGTCAGACAATAATGACAGTGTTTGGGTGCATTATGACAGGAATAATGACAGTGTTTGGGTGCATCTATGGCAGGTAGGGTggccatgtgtcccggattgcccgggacagtcccacattttgcaggtctgacccggcaccttcattccaggacaatacagtgtcccggaatgaaactgacacagtcaCCCCCCCAAGCCTAacgaatgcccccaaaaaaggctgccacatcaaaGATTTACTCACCTACAGTACTTGTCCTGTCCGGAAATGCGTGGAGGAGCGCAGTCCCCGCCCCctccttgtgattggagaaatcatgaatcccgcctcttgtgtccaatcactgtgctgtgattcgttacagcacacgctgatttttgggaagggagggtgtccctgaatggtagtttggaaatgtggtcaccctaatggcaggcatgtccaaagtcaggcccgcaGGCCAATCGCGGCCCTCGTTCCGGTTGCGGACGCCCGCCTGGTAATtttgacatatatatcttttgtggcccccaagctCTGGGGGCCACAACAGATATAAATGCTGGCTGCCTTTgaaggggcgggacgagtgccgtacaggatacaggagtatttcctgtttacacggaatcctgtgtaaaaggaagtcccgtctcctgcgctgccattggacacTTGTTCTGTccaggctatggcgcgtcacgcgttcctaaaatagccggagtaggactcggctcttcacggcgctatatggcacctgtgcacagactaggagctgactgtgcaggcgccgtatatatccgagtcctatttcggctactttcggaacgcgtgacgcgccatagccggacgtcaatcatgtccccctcttcataggaacgcctatttccccgccggagtctgaaacgaaactgagcGATTAAATGGTAAATacagcggtgaaaaaaaaaaaacatactatagctgacgcaagtatgctggatgggatggtacataaaaaaaaaaaagttttagggtgaacctccgctttaacacatgCATTGAGATGCATTTCCATTGAAAAATAGTGTGATATTTCCATACATGTAGTAAtgtgatgacaggtccactttaatcaTATGGTTGTACTGTGTGTGCAGAATAGTGCTGAGTCATTAGTGCGGGGGAGGCGCACGGCGTCCTCGGCTGTGTCACTGAATTTCCTATGCTGTCTCAGACTTTGTTTTCCTGCAGAGATTTACTATGACGTCTCTCCGTCTGATGAGaaatattacaaataaaaatagatatttaTATTATACCGACATTTCCTGGAAATCTCAAAATACTTTATCAATGTTCTAATAGATCCTtccagccagggctttttttcagggggaacttgggggaactcagttccaccacctctggctcagaccctttggtgcctgcttaccacaatcacttgtaaacacagaagtctggtttctgtgtttacaagtgacagctctgcactctgtgtgtaaccccctgagctctgcactctgtatgtaatgcaatcctggtatttaatgcccctttaagacccttctactgtttgtgaaatctgaacgggtcgtgattgagttcctgcacctattttctgagaaaaaaagctctgcttccAGCATACCTGATCCCTCTATGTACTGTATAAATGTatcaataaagtttttttcataaatgtcatATCCACATGCCTGATCTCTCTATGTACTGTATAAATGTatcaataaagtttttttcataaatgtcatCCACATGCCTGATCCCTCTATGTACTGTATAAATGTATCAATAAAGTTGTTTTcatattattttttcaatattcGACATGTGCGGTTCCTTCCCAATTAAAATTCAGACATATTTTCGTTATTCAGAAATTTCGGATGTTTTCAAATTCCCGAATTAGAACTGTACCGTATTTAAATAATTCTAAAATAAGGAAATtggaattcaaatagtttttgaatagttttcgaattcgaaaagttttccaatttccaaagagaataaaatagaatataaaataaaggaatagaatagatttttttttctattctattccttttctattctattttattattcttGGAAACTGAAAAACTATTCGATgtcgaaaactatttgaattcgaaaacttttcaaatgcgaaaactattcgaaatttTCAAATCGATTGGAAAACATTAAACAAAACAAATCCCAAAATCAAATTAAACAATTTTTCCTAAACTAATAacgaatcaatttttttttccgttctgcacatgtctacacaATAGACAGTTACAGTTTCATAATTCAGAAAGCCTCCACCTTTGATCCGAAAAACGATGTCTTTGAACGTCAGTCAGTGATTTCGCCTCGGCTGATGatatcatcagtctgctgcaggcaggaggaagcatttcctaagtctcccctcccccaatgATGTGATAAggctgtacattgtaacttttgTAGCAAGTAACAAAGTAACACGCTGCAATAGGGGCTGCTTTGTATCAGGTATTTGTGAACACAACCAAACACTGCACAGGCACCAGTGGACTCTACCCAGTGGAGTGAGCCGACTCCTGATCAGAGGAACCGTTGTTGCTGTATCGCTGGGTCAGGTGAGAGGGCCGATCGGCCATTATCTACTATCGTCCATAagaactgcagtctctgaccagctcctgtattatgtctgcagtctctgaccagctcctgtattatgtctgcagtctctgaccatctcctgtattatgtctgcagtctctgaccagctcctgtattatgtctgcagtctctgaccagctcctgtattatgtctgcagtctctgaccatctcctgtgctatgtctgcagtctctgaccatctactgtgctatgtctgcagtctctgaccatctactgtactatgtctgcagtctctgaccatctcctgtgctatgtctgaaatctctgaccatctcctgtgctatgtctgcaatctctgaccatctcctgacaAGGATTGTGTCATCTCTGAGCTGGCATCTAAGTCCAGGAAGTAGTtggtgaccctggatgatgccCGAACAATTGTGGTACCATCCTTCTGGAGAGAAAAGCAAATGACGGTATTGTCAGGGGGAGTACTGAGATCCTTGCGAGAAATAATAAATACCTGGAAGGGTCACACTGACACATTCCTGAGCATGCCGCACCGCACATAACAGATATATCTAATTGGCACAGGGGCACAATTCTAGAAGGACATGAATGATGGAGGTCCTGTGGGTGGCAGAGAGTCTCTATAACATACACTTGTCAGTGGGAGACATCTTATGAGAACTATGGAAGGTGGGCGGAGTTGGGAACACATACAGAAATCCCCCGGCTTCTGTGAGGTCAGGTGAGTCTCAGTAAATCACATTCATTTTTTGTTCTGCTGAAGATCTGAGCTGCCGTCCTTCTACATCAGAGAATTGTTATCTCCGATGAGCGATTCATATTTGGATGATGAAGTTTAGAATAATTCAGAGGGAGTGCGGGAAGGAGCTGACAGACGGTGTGTGTGGGATCTGAGCGTCTATTGGGGACATTTCGTGCCGCAAGATTCCGAGACATCAACAAGTGAAGGAACGTTGGGAGAAACGCGCCCGGAAAAACACAAGCTGGAGCCGATCCTGCGGGAGAATATTCTGCGTGTATAAATATTAGGAGAGACTATCGAGCGACTAATGATGGACCAAAGAGCGACTAATGAGTGACTAATTAGCGACTTATAAGCGACCATTAAGTTAAAATTAAAGGAACGAATAGTATATGACCAATAAGTGACTAATGAATGGCTAGTAAGTGATCAAAAAGCGAAATAAGAGTCACTAATAAATTACTAATGAGTGACTAATAAGCGACCAAAAAGCAAATGACAAGTGACTAATGAGCAACCAATGAGCGACTAATAAGTTATTAGCGACTAATAAGCAAATAATGAGTGACTAATGAATGACCAATGAGTGACTAATGAGTGACTAATTAACGACTAATATGCGACCAATAAGCAAATAATGAGTGACCAATGAGCAACCAATGAGCGACTAATAAGTTATTAGCGACTAATAAGCAAATAATGAGTGACTAATGAACAACCAATGAGTGACTAATGAATGACCAATGAGTGACTAATTAACGACTAATATGCGACCAATAAGCAAATAATGAGTGACTAATGAACAACCAATGAGTGACTAATGAATGACCAATGAGTGACTAATTAACGACTAATATGCGACCAATAAGCAAAAAATGAGTGACTAATGAATGACCAATGAGTGACTAATGAATGACCAATGAGTGACTAATGAATGACCAATGAGTGACTAATTAACGACTAATATGCGACCAATAAGCAAAAAATGAGTGACTAATGAATGACCAATGAGTGACTAATTAACGACTAATATGCGACCAATAAGCAAATAATGAGTGACCAATGAGCAACCAATGAGCAACTAATAAGTTATTAGCGACTAATAAGCAAATAATGAGTGACTAATGAACAACCAATGAGTGACTAATGAATGACCAATGAGTGACTAATGAATGACCAATGAGTGACTAATGAATGACCAATGAGTGACTAATTAACGACTAATATACGACCAATATGCAAATAATGAGTGACTAATGAACAACCAATGAGTGACTAATGAATGACCAATGAGTGATTAATGAATGACTAATGAGTAACTAATTAACGACTAATATGCGACCAATAAGCAAATAATGAGTGACCAATGAGCAACCAATGAGCGACTAATAAGTGACTAATTAGCAACTGATAGGCGACTAATGAATGACTAATAAATGGGTAGTAAGTGACCAATAAGTGACTAATGAGTGACTAATGAGTGACTAATGAATGGCTAGTAAGTGATCAAAAAGCGAATAAAGAGTGACTAATAAATTACCAATGAGTGACTAATAAACGACTAATAAGCGACCAATAAGCAAATGACGAGTGACTAATGAGCAACCAATGAGCGACTAATAAGTTACTAATTAGCGACTAATAAGCAAATAATGAGTGACTAATGAACGACCAATGAGCGACTAATGAGTGACTAATGAACGACTAATACGCAACCAATAAGCAACTAATGAGTGACTAATTAATGACTATTAAGTGACCAATAAGCAAATGATGAGTGACTAACTAGCAACCAATGAGCAACTAATATGTTACTTATTAGCGACTAATAAGCAAATAATGAGTGACTAATGAGCGACTAATACGTGACCAATAAGCAAATAATGAGTGGCTAATGAGCAACCAATAAGCAACTAATAAGTGACTAATTAGTGACTAATAAGCGAACAATAATTGAATATTGAGTGACTAATGAACTACCAATAAGCGACTAATAAGTGACTAACGACTAATAAGCAACCAATAAGCAAATAATGAATGACCAATGAGCAACCAATGAGCAACGAATGAACATTTAATAAGCGAATAATGAGTGACCAATGAGAGAATTTGTCACTTATTAGCAACCAAAGAGCGACTAATGAGCGACCAATGAGTGCACGAATGGCCAGAAATATTCCCATTGTGGGAATCAGGCTTTTCTATTTCCTGATTCAGAGACAATCAGGAGGCAAGAATCTAATTTCTATACACAGACATGTAGGTTGGAGGTCTGGGGGAAACATgtttgtcattattattattatacatttatatatccaCTCTGACATACAGAGAACATAGATAcggacatcagtctctgcaccacaggagcttacactctaatgtcccccacaGTCCCGCGCTGCGATATTATGGGAAAACTATAATAGAACAGAATAATAGTAATCATATAGTGACTCCTGCTGGCTATGAGACAGGTACTACACCTAAGATCAGTATTAATACGCAGTTGAACTGCAAATCTGTGGActggtttattattattattattatacaggatttataacatcggggaagacagtacaattacaatacaatacaggaggaatcagagggccctgctcgttagaaagGTTTATGAGCATTTGTAATTCTGTACAGACAGTCTTGTGATTTACAGACATTTTTCACAGATGGACAGGTGAttggcattttcagaagaagaCCAGAACAGGGGGGTTTTCCTTGTGATGTACAATATTATCACATAATACAATACCAACCATTATCCTATATGCTTCCGGGTCTGTTTATCAACTCCGACCACAACGTTATTATAATTTCCACCTGTAGAGACATATATAATGTATAACATTGTTATCatgcatgcatatatatatatatatatatatactgcagtgcTATACAGATAACACTGTACCAGTCAcaccagtctctgcaccagaggagcttacactctactccccccccccccacagtcacacactgttattattatacatttatatagctctgacatataccgccgGTGTGTACATAGAATAGTTAGCCagccacatcagtctctgtaccagaggagcttacactcataTGCCCCCCACAGTCATTcactatcattattattatacatttatatagctctgacatataccgcagtgctgtacggagaacactgagccagccacatcagtttctgcaccagaggagcttacactctaatgtcaccCACAACCCCTTTGTACAGCTCAGTCTGAAGTTTCAATCAGAGTGAGACAGTCTGAAAGCAAACAGCTTCCGGTGTGCAGTCTTAGGAATCccagagtgctttgtgaatcctgcAGCATAGGTGTTGCCCTACGTCAAACATTTATTTGCAAAACAAAGATTAGACATGTTACTTGTCTCTATTTATCTATattggggtctccaaactatgaccTGTGAGCCACATTCAGCTCACTACATGATTGTATCTGGCCTGCCGCAAGTGTCCATAAAAATACCCCGGTACTGATACACCCactgccagggctggactgggacaactcccgcaccacccggccacccaagccccctctcccccttcactagccactagctgtcctactttattagagtagaatggctggtactggtactcttataggcagtaccagtggggaagttagacattatttcacccggggcaaagaatcagtttggtgcccggCCCCCctacccccttatgggacaagtttaggcagaagtgagaaactcccaggccatagctgttgagtcagctgtctgtcccctcccccatgctcctctgtcgtcccccctgctcctctggtcctccctctgcttctttgttccccccaggtgagcgctgcgggctgggagaggaggtgagcgctgcaggaagggagacacagaggagcggaggggcagCGGcgtcccaccgggaaactccctgtagtcccaatggccagtccatccctgcccactGCCAGTCAGCTGGCCATGTCCCTCCCCCAGTCCTCCTTCTGGGCACTTCTAGATAAAGAGGGGGTGTCTGATGGGCACTCCTAGATAATGAGGAGGCGTCTGATGGGCACTCTTGGAACGGAtataaggggactctgatggtcaCTCCTGGATATAAATGGActctgatggacactcctggatataaggggactctgatggacactCTTGGATTTAAGGTGACTCTGATGGACATTCCTGGATATAAGGGGACTTTGAGAGACACTCATGGATataaggggactctgatgcacACTCCTGGATATCAGGGGACTCTGGTGGACACTCCTGCATATCAGGGGACTCTGGTGGACACTCCTGGATATAAAGGGActctgatggacactcctggaTATAAAGGGActctgatggacactcctggaTATAAAGGGActctgatggacactcctggaTATAAAGGGTTACAGAGGTCGAAATAAAGAACACTCCCGCACTTATTTTTCCAATCCGGAGACGTGACTTACCATGATACTCTTTGGGATATTTCAGCCTCAGGTTTCTCCCATCTGGAATAAAATACACAAGAGAAGAAATCTGTGTCAGGTCTGCGGTGAATTGGGACAGCTCTCTGTGACGTCATAGTGTGAGGAATTCTGGGAGTTTCACTCACCTGAGTTTCCTCTTTGCTTGATGCACTGCCCTCGATTCGGGATGCCCTCTGCTGGGCTTCCGGGATTAATTATGTGACATTCGTATCCTGTAGGGCAGTGGAGAGGCTCATCCCCATCTTCAGTGGTGCTGCAGGCTTCAGCTGTCAGTGGAAACACAGAGAAAGTGACTGAGCTCTTATTACTGGCAACAACAACTAAACTCAGTGAAAGCCAGACACCTAGGGGCCAAGAAGGAACACTACACTCAGGAAAAATCGGACATCTAGTTGTTGGAAGGAGCACTTCACTCAGGAAGTCTGACATCTAGTGGCcatgaaggaggactacactcaaGAAAAGTCTGACAGCTGTTGGCTAGGAAGGTGTGCTACACTTAGTGAATGTTtgacacaaaggcccagattcttgtacaccggcgtatctttgcccggcgtaacgtatccgatttacgttacgccgccgcaacttacacgggcaagtgctgtattctcaaagcacttgctccgtaagttgcggcggcatagagtaaatcggccggcgtaagcccgcctaattcaaatgtggaaggggggggggtgtgttttatgtgaaactactgtgacccgacgtgattgacgtttttgcggaacggcgcattgcgccgtctgtggaatttcccagtgtgcattgctccaaagtacgccgcaaggacgtcattggtttcgacgtgaatgacgtccagccccattcacggacgacttacgcaaacggcgtaactttttcaaatttcgacgcggaaatgacagccatacttaacattggctgcgcctcatatagcaggggcaactatacgccgggaaaagcctaacgtaaacgtcgtaactttactgcgtcggcctcgcgtacattcgggaatttgcgtatctagctaatttgcatactaggcgcggaattcgacggaatcgccacctagcggtcaaaaaaaattgcagtttagatccgatggcgtaggagacttacgcttgtcggatctaatggatatctatgcgtaactgattctaagaatcagtcgcatagatacgacgggtcagattaggacttacgacagcgtacatggcgctgcgccgtcgtaagtcttttgagaatctgggccatagtggccAGGTAGGAGTACGAGTTACTTACTATATATAGTGAAAGTCTGACACTTAGTGGTCAATAAGGAGCATTACTCTCAGGAAAAGTCCTACATCTAGTGATTGAAAGTACTACACTCAGGAAAAGTCTGACACCTAGTGACCAGGAAGGAGTACTACACTTAGGAAAAGTCTGACAACTAGTGGTGGCAAGGAGTACTACACTCAGGAAAAGTCTGACACCTAGTGACCAGGAAGGAGTACTACACTTAGGAAAAGTCTGACATCTAGTGGTGGCAAGGAGTACTACACTCAGGAAAAGTCTGACATCTAGTGGTTGGAAGGAGTACTACACTCAGGAAAGGTCTGACCCCTAGTGACCAGGAAGGAGTACTACACTCAATGATAGTCTGACACCTTGTggccattcattcagaaaattacCTAAATAACATTTGTTTCTCCCAAGTTTGCACAGAACGAATGTACAGGGAGATTGGCTGGACAAAAGGCTATGATTTTTTAAATAGATATTTGTGGTTTAATACAACTTAAAAAGGTCGTACCTTGTAAGACTTCCTCTGGTCCATCCAGTAACCAGCCGTTCCCACCCAACCAGCGAGGCTTCGGCTGCACCAACCAATCCAGCACTGAAGgtagacaaaaagaaaaatgttacagATATCGGTGAGAAGCGTGCACGCCGCACATAGAGACAGAACATTTCAGAACTTGCTTCGGACTGACCCTATGTGATGTTTTAGAAATAAGGAATTTATGTAGTAGTTGAATAATGAGATAAGCCCTATACTTTCTATTAAGAACGTATTTTGGGTTTGTAATGATAAAAACGtataataaagaaatataaagtaaaaaataataaccaGGAAGTGGCTACAAAGAAGATGTAGGAGGACAAGGTAACAAGGGTTAGGGTGCTTGCTGACCCTCTGCCTGACCCACCCTCTTTTGTTTCTGTATCATACCTGGAGGAGGCTGAACGGACTCCAGGCAGGCGTAGATGCATCCATTGAAGCAGCAGCGTTTGTGTCTCTCACACTCGGAGTCAGAGCGGCAGCTCAACACCTCACAGGCCCGATCAGGAAGGgtttgtggtggtggggggcagcGATCATTCTTCTGGTAGTTGGTATTATGGGGGTGCAGTGGGTACTCATAGTCCTGCGGATGAGAAAGACAGGAAATATTGTGAcaactgctgtgcccattatgaggggttaccatCACCCTAgaactgagttcccgggtctgtacacccgctgtgcccattatgaggggttcccatcattaTCCCTGTActaagttcctgggtctgtacacctgctgtgcccattataaggggttcccaccatccctgtgctgagttcccgggtctgtacacctgccgtgcccattatgaggagttcccatcatccctgtgctgagttcccgggtctgtacacctgctgtgcccattatgaggagttcccaccacccctgtgctgagtttcttaaattacaaaaaaaggggggttgccatgcgggacctctgggccctttaataaaaataaaaaaaataaacctctgggccctttaataataaaaaaaataaataaaaaaacatttataaaaaataaaaaaaggggggtttgccacatggggacctggggacctctgagccctttaataaaaaaatatatatatataaaaaaaagaaataaaaagaaaaaaaagaaataaaata contains:
- the WFDC1 gene encoding WAP four-disulfide core domain protein 1, producing the protein MADCGWSWRSLLAGLCSVLLYTQCCTARSLRKRALHLRVSDTKYDDYEYPLHPHNTNYQKNDRCPPPPQTLPDRACEVLSCRSDSECERHKRCCFNGCIYACLESVQPPPVLDWLVQPKPRWLGGNGWLLDGPEEVLQAEACSTTEDGDEPLHCPTGYECHIINPGSPAEGIPNRGQCIKQRGNSDGRNLRLKYPKEYHGGNYNNVVVGVDKQTRKHIG